The following DNA comes from Sphingomonas flavescens.
CATTTCGGCTTCGACCAGGCGGTAATCGCCGCGCTGCGATGCCGACCAGCCTTTGGTATCGATCGCCGCCAGCCGCTGCTTGAAGCTGGCGAGCCCCCGCGCCTTCGCGGTCATGGCCGCCGAGCTGTAATCGGGCCGACCGCGAACCATCGTCGGGTGGTTGAACGCGCGCCAGTCGGCGAAGAGTTTTACCAGGCTCTGGTGATCGGAGGCTGAGGCTTGCACTGCCGCGGCTGAGGCAGGTGCTGACAGCGGCGCGGTCAATGCCAGCGCGAGCGCGAATTTGAGCATCGATGAGTCCCCCGACGTTGCGAGCGTCAGGCTATCTGAACGCGTCTATCGTGCAAGCAGGATTGCGGCGGCTGCTGCCGCCCCGGCCAGGCCCGCCAAGACCGCAGTCGTCAGATAGCCGAGCCCACGCGCAGGTCGAACGATGGCGATGTCCGGCAGCGGCGGCGGCGGCGGTGCGGCGCCGCGCGGCGGGTAATATTCGTCGAGCCGGTCGATGAGCTTGGGGAGTTTTTTCATCGCGCGGACCAGGTCGATGATGCGGTCGGCGTAGTAAGCTTCCGGACCGAGTTCCGAGCGCATCCACTCGCGGAGGAACGGTTCGGCGGTCTCCCACATGTTGATGTCGGGATCGAGCGCGGTGGCCACGCCTTCATTCATCACCATCGACTTCTGTAGCAGCAGCAAGTGGGGCTGCGTTGGCATGTCGAAATCGCGGGTGATCGAGAACAGGCTTTCGAGCATGCGCCCGACCGAGATGTCCTTGACCGGCAGGCCGCGGATCGGCTCGCCCGCGGCGCGCAGGGCGGTGGCGAACTCCTGCACATTGTGATGGCCGGGGACGTATTGCGCCTCGAAGTGGATTTCCGCGACGCGGCGGTAATTGCCGGTGATCAGCCCATAGAGGATCTCAGCCAGCCACATGCGCGCTCGCCGGTCGACGCGGCCCATGATGCCGAAGTCGATCGCTGCAATGCGGCCGTCCTTCAGGGCGAACAGATTGCCGTGGTGGAGGTCGGCGTGGAAGAAACCGTCGACGACCGCTTGGCGCAGGAAGGCGCGAACGAGCGTGCCGGCGAGGGCGTGGCAGTCCTGACCCTCGGCGATCAGCGCCTCGCGGTCGTTGAGCTTGATGCCGTCGAGCCATTCGAGCGTGAGGACGCGGCGCGCGGTGCGGCGCCAGTCGATCTCGGGCACGTAATAGCCGGGCTCGGCGACCATGTTCTCGCGAAGCTCGGAGGCTGAGGCGGCCTCGCGCTGGAGATCGAGCTCGCGCGCGGTCCATTGCTTGAACTGCGCGACCACCAGGCGGGGACGAAGGCGCTGCAGCTCGCCGCCGTAGCGTTCGGCGTGTGCGGCCGCCCATTCGTAGGTCTCGATGGCCTTGGTCAAATCCTCTTCGATGCCCGGGCGCAGCACCTTCACCGCCACGTCGCGGCCGTCGGTGGTGACGGCGCGGTGAACCTGCGCGATCGAGGCGGCGCCCACCGGCGTCTCGTCGAAACTTGAGTAAAGCGTTTCCAGCGGCGCGCCGAAGGAGGCTTCGATCGTCTTCTTGATGAGCGCGAACGGGGCCGGTGGCAGGTCGTCCTGCAATTGCGACAGGTTTTCGGCGGCCTTCTCGCCGACGAGATCGGGCCGGGTCGAGAGCGCCTGGCCCAATTTGATGGCTGCCGGGCCGATCGCGGTCAGCGCGGCCGCATATTGCGGCACTGCCGGGCCCCGCGCGCCAAACCGTGCGATGCGCACCAAGCGGCGAACAGGCCGCGGCGTCATTGGATCCGCCTCTATCCCGCGCAGCGCGCCGTGGCGGGCCAGCGTCCGGCCCCACTTCAACAAACGCCACAGATGGGTGACGGAAGCGGTCAAATCTTCCAGCCCGAATGGATGGTGACGAGGCCGCCGAGCATCGGCTCGGCGCTGGCGCGAACGAAGCCGGCTTCGGCGATCATCGCCTTGAACGCATTCGGCTTGGGAAAGCGGCGGATGCTTTCGACGAGATAGCGGTAGCTGTCCTCGTCATTGGTTACGAGCTTGCCGACCTTGGGAATGACGGCGGACGAATATGCGTCGTACAGGTTCGAAAAACCCGGCCAGTCGCTCGACGAGAACTCCATGCAGAAAAAACGGCCGCCGCGCTTGAGCACGCGGCGTGCTTCGCGAAGCGCCACAGGAATGTCGGTTACGTTCCGGATGCCGAAGACGATGGTGTAGGCGTCGAAGCTGTTGTCGGCGAAAGTCAGCCGCTCGGCATTCTCGACCTGCCATGTAAGGCCATCGAGCGCTTTTGCATCGGCGCGCTTCTGGCCTTCGCCGAGCATGTCGGCGTTGATGTCGGACACGGTCACTTGGGCGCCGCGGCGCGCCATGCGGAACGCAATGTCGCCGGTGCCGCCGGCCATGTCGAGGATGCGCTCGCCCGCGCGCGGCTTCACGCGGTTGACGAAGCGGTCCTTCCACAGGCGGTGCATGCCGCCGGACATCAGGTCGTTCATCAGGTCGTAGCGCCGCGCGACCGAGCTGAAGACCTGGCCGACGCGGCGCGTCTTCTCCTCGGGGCTGACCAGCTCGTCACCGAAATTGACAGGGGCGGAGTTAACGGGGTCGTTCATGGGGACGCGGCTCTAGCGGGGTTGCCGACGCTCCGCCATACGGTCGCACGTCATGCCTGAACTTCCGGAAGTCGAGACGACCGTTCGCGGCCTTGAGCACGTGCTGAAGGGCCGGCGGATCGCGCGCGTCGAGGCGCGGCGAGCGGACCTGAGGAGATCGTTTCCGCAGGATCTCGGACAACGTCTGACGGGTGCGCGGATCACAAGCCTTGGGCGGCGCGCCAAATATGGGCTGATCAACACCGATCGCGGCGACACGATGATTTTCCACCTCGGCATGTCCGGGAGCTGGCGGATCGACCATGCGGAGTTGGGCAAGCACGATCATCTATTACTCGAGACCGACGACGGACGGCGGCTCGCACTGAACGATCCGCGGCGGTTCGGGTCGGTGGACCTGGTTCCGACGGACGAACTCAACGAATGGCCGGCGTTCGCTGCACTGGGGCCCGAGCCGCTGACAATCACTCCCGAGGAATTGCGGCGGCGGCTCAGCGAGCGGAGCGCAGCGATCAAGCTGTTGTTGCTCGATCAAAGCATCATTGCCGGCCTCGGCAATATCTACGTCTGCGAAGCATTGTACCGCGCAGGCATCAATCCCAAACGTCCGGGTGGTTCGATTTCGCCCGCGCGGCTGCGCAAGCTGGTGCCGGCGATCCATGCCGTGCTGGAAGAAGCCATCGCCGCAGGCGGCTCGACCCTGCGCGATTTCGCAAGCCCGACTGGCGAGCTTGGTTATTTCTCGAAAAGCTTCTCCGTTTACGACCGAGAGGGTAAGCCTTGCGCGTGCGGCGGGACGGTCAAGCGAATCGTCCAGGGCGGCCGCTCCACCTTTTACTGCCCGCGCTGCCAGCACTGACGACCGCCGTTGACCTCGTGCACCCTTTTGAGTAGGGGACGCCCACTTCGGTGCGAGCCTTGGGGCCGCGCCGTTTTCATTTAGACCGAGGAAGACAATGGCGAATACGCCGCAGGCCAAGAAGCGCATCCGTCGCAACGCGACGCGCCAGACGATCAACCACGCACGTGTCAGCCGCATCCGGACCTTTATCAAGGCCGTCGAGGCGGCTATTGCCTCGGGCAAGCAGGCGGACGCCGCCGATGCCCTCAAGAAGGTTCAGCCGGAGATTGCTCGCGGCGTGGCTCGCGGAGTTATCCACAAGAACACGGCCGCGCGGAAGTTTTCCCGCCTTTCCAAGCGGGTTGCCTCGCTCGGCTAAAAACCCGTCCTAAATGGGCTTGAAACGGGCCGTCGGGAAACCGGCGGCCCGTCTCGATTCTGGACTTGGGAAAAACGTAGCAATTTCCGCGATTCGCGCGGAGGAGGTCCGAGCGGCGATAATTGCTATTGGCGGATTTTAGCCAATTTTTGAAGTTTTGGCCGAAATCCAGTGTCAAGGCTGATTATTTCATTTCTATGAAAAACGGCACTTGCATGCCGCGTCCGACAATCTCAAAAAGGTCTTTCCGGGCGCGAATCCGCGCTGGGGGCAAGAGAGAAGGAAATTCACCGGCGCGCGACTCGGGTCGCGGGCAGCGGAGAAGGCTTGTCTCTTGTTGGGGGCAGTTTGAGTTGGAGGCGCGGAGCAGTGCAAGCCGGAAGTGCGAACGCGACAGCAGAGACGGTTGAACCGTCTGTGGCAGCGCCCATCGAGGCGGCCTGGGAGTCGATTCGCACCGGACTTCGCCGCGATCTCGGGACCCGCACGTTCGATGGTTGGCTAAAGCCCGCGGAGCTTGGCCAGTTCGAGCCCGACAACGGCGCGCTCGACATCGTCATGCCGAGCCAGTTCATGGCGGACTGGGTGCGTTCGCACTTCGGCGAGCGCCTGACGCTCGCTTGGAAAACCGTCCTGCCAATCGTCCGCGAAGTGCGCGTCATTGCGGCGGCCGACGCGCCGCGGCCCGCGCCGCTCCTGATCCTCGAGCAGACTCCTCAGGCCGAGCGCGATCCCAATGCGCCGAACTTCGACCCGCGCTATCGGTTCGAGACGTTTGTCCTGGGTAAGGCCAACGAAGTTGCGGCGACCGCCGCGCGGACCTTGGCGACTTCACCGACCGTCAGCTTCAATCCGCTATTCATTCATGGTGGCACCGGGCGCGGCAAGACCCACCTGCTGCACGCGATCGGTCACGCTTTCCTGGTGCGCAACCGCAGCGCGCGCGTCGTGTCGATGTCGGCCGAGAAGTTCATGGTCGAGTTCATCCGCGCACTTAAGGATAATGACACGATCGGGTTCAAGCAGCGGCTGCGGAGTGCCGACCTGCTGCTGATCGACGACGTCCAGTTTATTGCCGGCAAGGATTCGACGCAGGAAGAATTCTTCCACACGATGAACGAGATCATTACCGCCGGACGGCGACTGGTGATTACGTCGGACCGCGCGCCTCAGGACCTGGACGGCATTGCACCGCGGATCCTGTCGCGCCTGTCGTGGGGCCTCGTCGCGGATATCAATACCGCTGACTACGAACTGCGGTTCAACATCATCCTTGCCAAGCTCGAGGCACTTCCGGGCGTGGAGATGCCGCGCCCGGTGATAGATTTCCTCGCACGCCGCGTGACCAGTTCGATCCGCGAACTCGAAGGTGCGCTCAATCGCATCGGCGCGTACGCGATGATGACGGGGCGGACGATCGATGTGGCTTTCGTCGAGGAGGTACTGGCGAACGTCCTTCGGGCCAATCAGCGTCGCATCTCCATCGACGAAATTCAGACGCAGGTTGCGGAGCATTACCGCATCCGCAAGGCGGAGATGACGTCGGCGCGACGCGCACGCGAGGTTGCGCGTCCGCGGCAGGTCGCGATGTACCTTTCAAAGCAACTGACGCCCAAGTCGCTGCCGGATATCGGACGGCGGTTCGGGGGCCGTGATCACACCACGGTCATCCACGCAGTTCGTCAGATCGAAAAGCTGCGCGCCAGCGATGCAGAGCTGGATGCGGATATTCGCCTGCTGACCCGTCAGCTCGAAGGCTGAGCCAAAACAAAAGGCCCGCCGGATCGCTCCAGCGGGCCTGATGTCTGCAGATTGTCGAGATTAGCCGCGCGGTTGCTGCCGCGGTGGGATGGTGATGCGGACCGTTTCGCCGCTGCGGCCGGGGAAGCCGGTGAACATCGCGTCCACGAGGGCAGGGACCACAATGTCCATCCGGTTCGTCTCCGAGCGAGCCTGCGCCCGGCCGTCGAACAGCGGCGCATTGGTGCCCGCTTGACGGATGTGCAGGTCGATCTGGCTGCGATACTCGACATAGCTGTCGATATCGCGGCCGCCGTACCAGAAGGGGTCATCCCACCCCCAGCGATAGCCGTAGCCGAACCCAAACCCAAAGCGCGGGGAATAGAACGGCGAATAGAACGGATCGCCGAATGCGCCCCACGGCCGTGACGCCGGGAAGCCTGGCGAGGACACATAGCGGACCTGACCGCGATCGATGCCATAGCCGAACTGCACGATCATGTTGGCCGAGCGCGCGTCCGTCGCGGGCGCATAGCCACGCGCCTGTAGCTGCTGGGCGACAATCCCGGCATAACGCTGGAATTCAAGACCACCATTATTGGCCATGCCGCCAACCGGCACGACGAAGAACGTCTGGCCCTGCGGCGCCGGCATTGCCTGGTAACGGGAAACGGTGGTGCTGATCGATTCAGCGCAGGCGCTGAGCGCCACCGCCGACACGCCGAGCCCAATGGCTGCGGCAAACTTTTTGATACGCATAATTACACCCCTTGGTCGGGAATGAGGTTGCAACGCTGGACAGTGGCTGCCGTATAGCATGTCACGGGGTGAACCCGCGATGAAGCGAGCGACTAGCGGGATAGGCCGACCGCATCATAGGCCGCGTCCAGGGTTGGCGCTCCTAACGAGGCCGCGCGCTCAGACCCCGCCGCGAGAATACGGTCGAGTTCGGCGGGATCGGCGCGGAACTGTTCGAGCCTCATCCGCAGCGGTTCCAGTAAGGCGATCAATGCGTCCGACAATGCTGGCTTGAAGGCGCCGAAGCCTTGGCCGGCGAAGCGGCCGAGGACCTGATCCACGGTCTCACCCGTCACCGCGCCATAGATTCCAACCAAGTTCTTAGCCTCAGGTCGCTCGTCGAGCCCCGACACGTCCGCCGGCAGCGGCTCGGGATCAGTTTTCGCCTTCCGAACCTTCTGCGCGATCAGGTCATTGCTGTCGGTGAGCAGAATGCGGCTCATTTCCGAGGGATCGCTCTTCGACATTTTCGCGCGGCCGTCGCGTAGGCTCATCACGCGCGCGGCGGTGCCCCCGCCGATAAACGGCTCGGGCGGGACGAACAGGTCGACATCGAAGTCCGTGTTGAACTTGAGCGCAATGTCGCGGGTCAGTTCGACATGCTGCTTCTGATCCTCACCGACCGGCACGTGAGTCGCGCGGTAAAGCAGAATGTCAGCCGCCTGGAGCACGGGATAGGTGAACAGGCCGACCGAGGAGCCCTCGCGGTTCTTGCCGGACTTCTCCTTGAATTGCGTCATGCGGTTGAGCCAGCCCATGCGCGCGGTGCCCTGCAGGATCCATGCGAGCTCAGCATGCGCAGGGACGGACCGCTGCCGAAACAGGATCGACCTTGCGGGATCGATGCCGCTAGCGATTAGGGCCGCCGCCATTTCGCGGATATTCGAGCGGAGCTGCGCGGGGTCGACCTCGACCGTCAGTGCATGCAGATCGGCAAGAAAGAAGAGGCATTCGGCCTCGTCCTGCATCCGGACCCAGCGGAGGATGGCGCCGAGCAGGTTGCCGAGGTGGAGGTCGCCGGTCGGCTGGATACCCGAGACGACACGCATCTTATCCGGCATCGGTGTACGGCCTTCTGCGGCGGAGGAGCGAGCGCAATTCCTCACGGTCGGTGCCGCCAAGGACCCAGACCAGCGGGAAATAGACTGCCATGCCGCCGCCGACGATCGCGATGACGCCCGCGAGGCGATGCCCGAGCGAACCAGTGAACCAGCCGGAC
Coding sequences within:
- a CDS encoding DUF4136 domain-containing protein produces the protein MRIKKFAAAIGLGVSAVALSACAESISTTVSRYQAMPAPQGQTFFVVPVGGMANNGGLEFQRYAGIVAQQLQARGYAPATDARSANMIVQFGYGIDRGQVRYVSSPGFPASRPWGAFGDPFYSPFYSPRFGFGFGYGYRWGWDDPFWYGGRDIDSYVEYRSQIDLHIRQAGTNAPLFDGRAQARSETNRMDIVVPALVDAMFTGFPGRSGETVRITIPPRQQPRG
- a CDS encoding class I SAM-dependent methyltransferase yields the protein MNDPVNSAPVNFGDELVSPEEKTRRVGQVFSSVARRYDLMNDLMSGGMHRLWKDRFVNRVKPRAGERILDMAGGTGDIAFRMARRGAQVTVSDINADMLGEGQKRADAKALDGLTWQVENAERLTFADNSFDAYTIVFGIRNVTDIPVALREARRVLKRGGRFFCMEFSSSDWPGFSNLYDAYSSAVIPKVGKLVTNDEDSYRYLVESIRRFPKPNAFKAMIAEAGFVRASAEPMLGGLVTIHSGWKI
- the mutM gene encoding bifunctional DNA-formamidopyrimidine glycosylase/DNA-(apurinic or apyrimidinic site) lyase; its protein translation is MPELPEVETTVRGLEHVLKGRRIARVEARRADLRRSFPQDLGQRLTGARITSLGRRAKYGLINTDRGDTMIFHLGMSGSWRIDHAELGKHDHLLLETDDGRRLALNDPRRFGSVDLVPTDELNEWPAFAALGPEPLTITPEELRRRLSERSAAIKLLLLDQSIIAGLGNIYVCEALYRAGINPKRPGGSISPARLRKLVPAIHAVLEEAIAAGGSTLRDFASPTGELGYFSKSFSVYDREGKPCACGGTVKRIVQGGRSTFYCPRCQH
- the dnaA gene encoding chromosomal replication initiator protein DnaA, which translates into the protein MAAPIEAAWESIRTGLRRDLGTRTFDGWLKPAELGQFEPDNGALDIVMPSQFMADWVRSHFGERLTLAWKTVLPIVREVRVIAAADAPRPAPLLILEQTPQAERDPNAPNFDPRYRFETFVLGKANEVAATAARTLATSPTVSFNPLFIHGGTGRGKTHLLHAIGHAFLVRNRSARVVSMSAEKFMVEFIRALKDNDTIGFKQRLRSADLLLIDDVQFIAGKDSTQEEFFHTMNEIITAGRRLVITSDRAPQDLDGIAPRILSRLSWGLVADINTADYELRFNIILAKLEALPGVEMPRPVIDFLARRVTSSIRELEGALNRIGAYAMMTGRTIDVAFVEEVLANVLRANQRRISIDEIQTQVAEHYRIRKAEMTSARRAREVARPRQVAMYLSKQLTPKSLPDIGRRFGGRDHTTVIHAVRQIEKLRASDAELDADIRLLTRQLEG
- the trpS gene encoding tryptophan--tRNA ligase is translated as MRVVSGIQPTGDLHLGNLLGAILRWVRMQDEAECLFFLADLHALTVEVDPAQLRSNIREMAAALIASGIDPARSILFRQRSVPAHAELAWILQGTARMGWLNRMTQFKEKSGKNREGSSVGLFTYPVLQAADILLYRATHVPVGEDQKQHVELTRDIALKFNTDFDVDLFVPPEPFIGGGTAARVMSLRDGRAKMSKSDPSEMSRILLTDSNDLIAQKVRKAKTDPEPLPADVSGLDERPEAKNLVGIYGAVTGETVDQVLGRFAGQGFGAFKPALSDALIALLEPLRMRLEQFRADPAELDRILAAGSERAASLGAPTLDAAYDAVGLSR
- the rpsT gene encoding 30S ribosomal protein S20, whose translation is MANTPQAKKRIRRNATRQTINHARVSRIRTFIKAVEAAIASGKQADAADALKKVQPEIARGVARGVIHKNTAARKFSRLSKRVASLG
- the ubiB gene encoding 2-polyprenylphenol 6-hydroxylase; the encoded protein is MTASVTHLWRLLKWGRTLARHGALRGIEADPMTPRPVRRLVRIARFGARGPAVPQYAAALTAIGPAAIKLGQALSTRPDLVGEKAAENLSQLQDDLPPAPFALIKKTIEASFGAPLETLYSSFDETPVGAASIAQVHRAVTTDGRDVAVKVLRPGIEEDLTKAIETYEWAAAHAERYGGELQRLRPRLVVAQFKQWTARELDLQREAASASELRENMVAEPGYYVPEIDWRRTARRVLTLEWLDGIKLNDREALIAEGQDCHALAGTLVRAFLRQAVVDGFFHADLHHGNLFALKDGRIAAIDFGIMGRVDRRARMWLAEILYGLITGNYRRVAEIHFEAQYVPGHHNVQEFATALRAAGEPIRGLPVKDISVGRMLESLFSITRDFDMPTQPHLLLLQKSMVMNEGVATALDPDINMWETAEPFLREWMRSELGPEAYYADRIIDLVRAMKKLPKLIDRLDEYYPPRGAAPPPPPLPDIAIVRPARGLGYLTTAVLAGLAGAAAAAAILLAR